In the Nicotiana tabacum cultivar K326 chromosome 16, ASM71507v2, whole genome shotgun sequence genome, one interval contains:
- the LOC142161630 gene encoding pathogen-related protein-like, which translates to MASLVGGGDKYRDYLSEEEVKNTKWRNGPPTYDVVDKLFEQERTHVWPEGSLEEKVQRLLKTWEMEIVHKADPNDFKTVDPTKFKISINGRKGLTPVESAKLGGSYNIFLQTSLPESVRVYNPDEETFESSQKVFRSIFLRGFAIEILHVYSGPPEIVYKFRHWGHMEGPFKGHAATGELVELFGIGTFELDKESNKIVKAEMFFDRGELLGGLVKGESNGELALAASKCPFMK; encoded by the exons ATGGCAAGTTTAGTAGGAGGGGGAGACAAATACAGAGATTACTTGAGTGAAGAAGAGGTTAAAAACACCAAATGGAGAAATGGTCCTCCTACCTATGATGTCGTCGATAAGCTCTTTGAACAAGAAAGAACTCAT GTATGGCCTGAAGGATCACTTGAAGAGAAAGTGCAGAGGCTGTTGAAGACTTGGGAAATGGAAATAGTCCACAAGGCAGATCCTAATGACTTCAAAACTGTTGATCCAACTAAGTTCAAGATTAGTATCAATG GCAGGAAAGGGTTGACACCGGTAGAATCTGCAAAGCTCGGTGGTAGCTATAACATATTCCTTCAAACATCATTGCCAGAGAGTGTTCGAGTCTACAACCCTGATGAGGAAACATTTGAATCATCACAGAAAGTTTTCAGATCCATATTTTTACGAGGATTCGCGATTGAAATCCTTCATGTTTATTCAGGACCACCAGAAATAGTGTACAAATTTAGGCATTGGGGTCACATGGAAGGTCCATTTAAAGGGCATGCTGCTACTGGTGAACTTGTAGAGCTCTTTGGGATTGGCACTTTTGAA TTGGACAAAGAGAGTAACAAGATCGTTAAGGCAGAGATGTTCTTTGATAGAGGAGAATTGCTTGGAGGCCTTGTGAAAGGAGAAAGCAATGGTGAATTGGCATTGGCTGCTTCAAAATGTCCTTTCATGAAATAA